The following coding sequences are from one Lolium rigidum isolate FL_2022 chromosome 6, APGP_CSIRO_Lrig_0.1, whole genome shotgun sequence window:
- the LOC124666900 gene encoding UBP1-associated protein 2C-like — translation MDPFSKKRKPDENGAATASPAAGAAALGLTRDDVLRLLEPLSRDQLADIAAAAALASGVALDAVRAAADRDPALRKLFVRGLGWETNSDSLRAIFSAFGDLEEAVVISDKTTGRSKGYGFVTFRHADSAVLALKEPSKKIDGRVTVTQLAAAGAAGGPSGGAGGAGGAPSADVSLRKIFVGNVPADMPSERLLAHFAAYGEIEEGPLGFDKTTGKFRGFALFVYKTPEGAQASLVDSVKVIEGHQLLCKLAIEGKKGKQQPQQSGPVGQQQQQQMLPQDMPGPGHGLGGPQMGGQYGGPGSGMPPSFGGFGGPGLGGGHNPYGNLPSSMGGGGGGAGMGSMGNQMPSGMGSAGAFGPGGMGGGSFGGGSQFGAAGMGPYGGLGMGGASSLYRMQQGSGGLPSGYGEGGNYPLPGSGFRGQEMSPGPGGRAPPMYPNVPPYF, via the coding sequence ATGGATCCCTTCTCCAAGAAGCGCAAGCCAGACGAGAACGGCGCGGCCACCGCATCCCCGGCCGCCGGGGCCGCCGCGCTCGGGCTCACCCGCGACGACGTCCTGCGCCTCCTCGAGCCGCTCTCCCGCGACCAGCTCGccgacatcgccgccgccgccgcgctcgcctcgGGAGTCGCGCTCGACGCcgtgcgcgccgccgccgaccgcgaCCCGGCGCTCCGCAAGCTCTTCGTGCGGGGCCTCGGCTGGGAGACCAACTCGGACTCGCTCCGCGCCATCTTCTCCGCCTTCGGCGACCTCGAGGAGGCCGTCGTCATCAGCGACAAGACCACCGGCCGCTCCAAGGGCTACGGCTTCGTCACCTTCCGCCACGCCGACTCCGCCGTCCTCGCCCTCAAGGAGCCGTCCAAGAAGATCGACGGCCGCGTCACCGTCACCCAGCtcgccgccgcgggcgccgccGGCGGGCCGTCCGGcggggcgggcggcgcgggcggcgccccTTCGGCGGACGTCTCTCTCCGCAAGATCTTCGTCGGGAACGTCCCCGCTGACATGCCGTCCGAGCGCCTCCTCGCGCACTTTGCTGCCTACGGCGAGATTGAGGAGGGCCCGCTTGGGTTCGACAAGACCACGGGCAAGTTCAGGGGCTTTGCGCTCTTCGTGTACAAGACACCCGAGGGCGCTCAGGCCTCGTTGGTGGACTCGGTCAAGGTGATTGAAGGGCACCAGCTCTTGTGCAAGCTCGCCATTGAGGGGAAGAAGGGGAAGCAGCAACCGCAGCAATCTGGGCCTGTTGGTCAACAACAGCAACAGCAGATGCTCCCTCAGGACATGCCGGGTCCTGGCCATGGGCTAGGTGGACCACAGATGGGTGGGCAGTATGGTGGCCCTGGGAGTGGCATGCCGCCATCATTCGGTGGATTTGGTGGCCCTGGGCTTGGTGGTGGTCACAATCCATATGGGAACTTGCCGTCCTCcatgggcggtggcggcggaggtgctgGTATGGGGTCGATGGGAAACCAGATGCCTTCTGGGATGGGCTCTGCTGGTGCATTTGGTCCCGGGGGAATGGGCGGTGGTTCATTTGGAGGAGGATCTCAGTTCGGTGCTGCTGGGATGGGTCCTTACGGTGGTTTAGGCATGGGCGGGGCATCCTCACTCTACCGGATGCAACAGGGCTCAGGTGGACTGCCATCTGGATATGGCGAGGGTGGAAACTACCCTCTGCCAGGGTCTGGCTTCCGGGGTCAGGAGATGTCACCAGGACCAGGTGGCAGGGCTCCTCCAATGTACCCCAACGTGCCACCTTATTTCTAA